The genomic stretch GCTCGCGCCGGCGCGCCGGGCGCGCCGCACCGCCCGCGGGCCTGCGGTGCCGCGCGACCGGTTCGGCGAGCGGCGTCACGCTGACGGCGACGCTGTCCGGTGTCAGCTCATGGCCGGCGCGGCAGCCCGTCCGCCACCCGGCCGCGGGCCTCCTGCCACGCCCGCCGCTCGCGCAGGACCAGCGCGGCGAGGGCGACCGCCACGATCGCGAGCACGATCGCCTCGCCCGTGCCGATCGTGCCGCCGAATCGGGGCAGGACGTCCTGCACGCCGCCCCAGGGCACCGCACCGCGCGGCGGCTGCAGCGTCCCGTCGCCGAACCGCGCGCCGAGGATCAGCCACGCGCTTCCGGCGAGGGTCACCGCGGCCAGCGCCGCGCCCGCGCGCGGAGCGTGGCGCAGCCCCCAGGCGGCGAGCGCCGCGCCGACCGGCACGATGGGCACGAGCAGCCTGGACGGCGCCCAGGCCCCGTGCAGGTCGGGCGCCAGGAACGTCGCGACGGCGAGCTGCACCGCGCACAGCGTCGCGAGGAAGCCGGCCGCCACCTCGACGTCCACCTGGTCGCCCACGATCACGGCGAGCCGGTCGCGCCGCGAGCGCCACAGCAGCCACAGCGCCAGGAACCCGAGCGCGGCGAACGGCGCCCAGCGCAGCATCCCGTCGTCGCGGTCCAACCACCACCCGACGACCCGCGGCCAGCGCTCGAGCGCGTCGCCGACGGAGCCCGTGCCCAGCGCGCCGTTCGCCGCCAGCGACGGCGCGTACGGCGTCAGCCCGCCGAACAGCCGATCGGTCAGCGTGATGAACAGGATGCCGGAGAACAGCATCACCTCCACGGCGAGGAACGCCGCGAAGCGCTGCCGCCGGCGGCTCAGCCAGCGGGCCAGCGCCAGGGCGCACGTCGCGGCCGCCGGCACGAGCGACGTGGCCAGCCACGGGAGCATCGCGATCGGCCCCGCCGCCCCGACCGCCTGCAGCCGCTGCGGTCGCTCCCGCACGCGCAGAGCGCCGAGCGCGGCGGCGGCCAGCACCGCTCCGCCGACCGCCTCGGGCGAGACCCGCGTCGCGGCGGCCACCATCGGCGGCGAGAGCCCGGCGACCAGCGCGGCGGTCGTCGCCCACGGGTCGGGCACGAGCCGCCGCCCGAGCGCCGCCGCGCACACGAAGCCCAGCGCCGTCAGCGCCGCCAGCCAGAGCTGCACGAGCGTCGTGCCGCCGAGCGCGTACGCGGGGGCGATCAGCAGGGGAAAGCCGATGCCCTGAGGCTCGAGCAGCCGCCCCTCGACGGTCCCCGCCGTCGGTCGCAGCGGCGGGCCGCCGTACGCGGTCCACGCACCCTCGCGGTACTGGTCGCGCAGGTCGAGGTCGCCGTCGGAGACGATCGACTCCGCGGTGAGCAGCACGTGGCCTTCGCGGGCCGACCAGCGCTCGCCGGGCGAGGCGTCGAGCCCGACGGTGGCGGAGTAGACGGCGAAGAGCAGCAGCCAGAGCAGCAGGGCGCGGCGCACCCGGGAAGCCTATGGGCCGTGCCGACGGGCGCCGGTCAGGCGAGGACCAGCGCGAAGACCACGAACGAGAGCAGGAACGCCAGGACGTACGCGCCGAGCGTCCGGTCGCCGTCCTCCACGAGCAGCATCGCGCCCGTCACGACGACCCCGCCGAGCAGCAGCGCACTGCGCGTCCCCGGGTTGTGCAGGTTCGTGCTCATGACCACCAGCGACGTCGCCGCGGCGAGCGCCACGATGAGCAGGCCGCCCAGCGCGTGAATGCGCGTGTGGGGTGACAGCTTGAGCGGAGACATCGCGAGGTCCGGGGAAGTATGACGCCTTCGTCTCGTAGATGACAGAGCGACAGTAGCGGCCCCCGGGCGGCCTGTGCGGCGGCTCGGCCGGCCGGCGCGGGTCAGGCCCCGGCGGGCGGCGACGCCGGGGGCGGCGAGCCCGCGGACGGGTCCGGCATGCTCGGCGGCGCCGTCGCGCCCGTGGCCGGGGCCGAGGACGCCCCGCCGTCGAGGATGCGAATCGCCTCGGCGGCGACGTCGTCGTCGACCATCACGTCGTAGTGGTCGGCGGTCATCCGGCTCGCGGAGCGGAAGTCGCGCTGGCCGCCGGACGCGGCCTGGTAGATCGCGCCGAGGATGGCGCCGAGCACCGCGCCCCAGATGAGGCCGTAGAGGATGAGCCAGCCGGCCGCGACGTCGTTGGCCGAGATCGCCCACAGGAACAGCCCGAACAGGACGCCCACGACGGCGCCCTGGCCCGCGCCGCGCAGGGCGGCGGAGCCGACGGTCTCCCGGCCCAGCACCTGCTCCTCGAAGCGCAGGCCCCGGCCGACGATCGCGACCCGTGACACCGGGAAGCCCGCGTCGGACAGCCGGTCGACGGCGCGCTGTGCGTCCGGGTAGGAGTCGTACGTGCCCACGGAACGGCGGGCGCTGGCGGTGGTCTGATCGGCCATGGCGAGCAAACTACGCGAGCGCGCGGGCCAATTCCACAAGGATACGGACGCCCCACCCGCTGGCGCCCTTGGGCGCGTAGGCCTTGCCGGAGTCCCAGCCCACGCCGACGATGTCGAGGTGCGCCCACGGCACATCGCCGGTGAAGCGCTGCAGCAGCTCGGCCGCCGTGATCGAGCCCGCCACGCGGCTCTCGACGGCGTTGACGAGGTCGCCGACCGTGCCCTTGACGAGCTCGGCGGTCTCGGCGTGCAGCGGCAGCCGCCAGACGATCTCGCCGCTGCGCCGGCCGGCCTCGGCGACCGCCTCGCACCACGCGTCGTCGTCGCCCAGCAGGCCGGCGTGCGTGCGCCCGAGGGCGCTGAGGATCGCGCCGGTGAGCGTCGCCACGTCGACGAGCCGCTCCGCGCCCTCCTCGACCGCGTGCGTCAGGCAGTCGGCGAGCACGAGCCGGCCCTCGGCATCGGTGTTGTTGACCTCGATGGTGAGGCCGGCCTTCGTGTGCAGGATGTCGCCGGGGCGCATCGCCGATCCGTTGATGAGGTTCTCCGTCGCGCCCACGACGGCGAGCACGCGCACGGGCAGGCGCAGGCGCGCGATCGCGCCGACCGCCTCCAGCACCGCGGCGCCGCCCGCCATGTCGAACTTCATCGCGACCATGCTCGCCGCGGGCTTGATCGAGAGGCCGCCGCTGTCGAACGTCACCGCCTTGCCGACCAGCCCGAGCAGCGGGCCGCTCGCGCCTTCCGGCTCGTAGCGCAGCGTGATGAGGGCCGGCTCGGCCTCCGAGCCGCGCGCCACGGCGGCGAACGCGCCCATCCCGCGGCCCTCGATCGCGGCGCGGCCCTCGACGGTGGCGGTGATGGCGTCGTGCTCGGCGGCGAGCTCCCGGGCCCGCTCGCCGAGCGCGGTCGGCGTCATGACGTTGGCGGGCGCGTTCGCGAGGTCGCGGGCGGCGTTCTGCGCCTCGCCGATGACCCGGCCCGCCGCCACGGCCTCGCCCACGTCGTGGTGGTCGGAGAGCACGAGCCGCTCCAGGCGCGCCGGGGCATCCTCGGGCGGGCGGCGGAACCGGTCGAACCGGTAGGCGGCGAGCAGCGTCCCCTCGACGAGCGCCTCGACGACGTCGGCGCCCACGTGGTGGGGCACCTCCCAGCACAGCGACCGCGTGCCGAGGGCGTCCAGGTGGCCCGCCGCGACCGCGGCCAGCACCCGCGCGCGCTCGGCGTCGAACGCGTCGCGCTCGCCGAGGCCGATCAGCAGCCAGCGCTTGCCCTCGGCGTGCGTGAGCGCGACGTGCTCGAACGACCGCCGCGCCTCGCCGGTCTCCAGGAGGCCCTGCAGCGGCGCGCCCTCGAGATCGTGGGCGACGTCCTTGCCCTCGAATACGCCGACCACCACGGTGTCGGCGTCGGTGTCCCGGGGTGGGGCGGTGGTGGCGATCACGTCCATGGACCCGCGAGTCTAGGATCCGGGCACGCATTCGCTCGCAACGAGAGGCCGTTCCCGATGCCCAAGACCGTCGTCCTCAGCGCCGCCCGGACCCCCATCGGCAAGATGGGCGGGGCGCTCGCCACGCTCGATGCCACCGAGCTCGGCGCCCGCGCGATCTCCGCCGCGCTCGAGCGCGCGAGCGTCGAGCCCGAGCAGGTCGAACACGTGATCATGGGCCAGGTGCTGCAGGCCGGCCAGGGGCAGATCCCGTCGCGCCAGGCGCAGATCAAGGCGGGCATCCCGAAGGAGGTCTCCTCGGAGACCATCAACAAGGTCTGCGCGTCCGGCGTGCGCGCCACGGTGCTGCTCGACCAGGCGATCCGCGCGGGCGACGTCGAGGTCGGCGTCGGCGGCGGCATGGAGTCGATGTCGAACGCGCCGTACCTGCTGCCCGGCGCCCGCTTCGGCTTCCGCATGGGCGACGTCAAGGCGCTCGACGCGATGGTCCACGACGGCCTGACGAACCCGTTCACCGGCAAGCAGATGTTCGTCGAGGCCACGGAGGTCGGCGACGAGCTCGAGATGACCCGCGCGGACCTCGACAAGTGGGCGCTGCGCTCCCACGAGCGCGCGATCGCAGCCACCGACGAGGGCCGCCTGCCCGAGGAGATCGTCCCGGTCACCGTGAAGTCGCGCAAGAGCGAGACGGTCGTCGAGGTCGACGAGGCGCCGCGGCGCGACAGCTCGCTGGAGACCCTGGCCAAGCTGCCGGGGCTCGCGTCGAAGGAGGGCACGCACACGGCCGGCAACTCGCCCGGCGTCAACGACGGCGGCGGCGCGCTGGTGCTCGCCTCCGACGAGTGGGCGAGGGCGAACGGCAAGGAGGTCCTCGCCGAGATCGTCACCCACGCCCAGACCGCCGACGAGTACGCCTACCTCGCCCGCACCCCCGCGAGCGCGGCGAAGAAGGCGCTCGAGCGCGCCGGCCTGACCGCCGGCGAGATCGACCTCTGGGAGATCAACGAGGCGTTCGCCTCCGTCGCCCTGAACTCCGTCCGCGTGCTCGGCATCGACGAGGACAAGGTCAACGTCAACGGCGGCGCGGTCGCCCTCGGCCACCCGATCGGCGCGTCGGGCGCCCGGATCATCGGCTCCCTCATCCTCGAGCTCCGTCGCCGCGGCGGCGGGCTCGGCTGCGCGGCGATCTGCTCGGGCG from Capillimicrobium parvum encodes the following:
- a CDS encoding general stress protein — protein: MADQTTASARRSVGTYDSYPDAQRAVDRLSDAGFPVSRVAIVGRGLRFEEQVLGRETVGSAALRGAGQGAVVGVLFGLFLWAISANDVAAGWLILYGLIWGAVLGAILGAIYQAASGGQRDFRSASRMTADHYDVMVDDDVAAEAIRILDGGASSAPATGATAPPSMPDPSAGSPPPASPPAGA
- a CDS encoding leucyl aminopeptidase family protein produces the protein MDVIATTAPPRDTDADTVVVGVFEGKDVAHDLEGAPLQGLLETGEARRSFEHVALTHAEGKRWLLIGLGERDAFDAERARVLAAVAAGHLDALGTRSLCWEVPHHVGADVVEALVEGTLLAAYRFDRFRRPPEDAPARLERLVLSDHHDVGEAVAAGRVIGEAQNAARDLANAPANVMTPTALGERARELAAEHDAITATVEGRAAIEGRGMGAFAAVARGSEAEPALITLRYEPEGASGPLLGLVGKAVTFDSGGLSIKPAASMVAMKFDMAGGAAVLEAVGAIARLRLPVRVLAVVGATENLINGSAMRPGDILHTKAGLTIEVNNTDAEGRLVLADCLTHAVEEGAERLVDVATLTGAILSALGRTHAGLLGDDDAWCEAVAEAGRRSGEIVWRLPLHAETAELVKGTVGDLVNAVESRVAGSITAAELLQRFTGDVPWAHLDIVGVGWDSGKAYAPKGASGWGVRILVELARALA
- a CDS encoding acetyl-CoA C-acetyltransferase, with the protein product MPKTVVLSAARTPIGKMGGALATLDATELGARAISAALERASVEPEQVEHVIMGQVLQAGQGQIPSRQAQIKAGIPKEVSSETINKVCASGVRATVLLDQAIRAGDVEVGVGGGMESMSNAPYLLPGARFGFRMGDVKALDAMVHDGLTNPFTGKQMFVEATEVGDELEMTRADLDKWALRSHERAIAATDEGRLPEEIVPVTVKSRKSETVVEVDEAPRRDSSLETLAKLPGLASKEGTHTAGNSPGVNDGGGALVLASDEWARANGKEVLAEIVTHAQTADEYAYLARTPASAAKKALERAGLTAGEIDLWEINEAFASVALNSVRVLGIDEDKVNVNGGAVALGHPIGASGARIIGSLILELRRRGGGLGCAAICSGGGQGDAIIVRV